The Candidatus Peregrinibacteria bacterium genome contains the following window.
AAGCCACTTAAAGATTTTTTGGATCTCAGAGAGAAATATAAACTTTCAGAAGACAGTAAATATTTGTTTCAAACAAAAGGATTTTCAGAAATAGTGAGAAAAAGCGATCCAGAGAGTCTTTTGGCAAGCGTTGCTACACTTACAACGCAGACGGTCGAAGGAAAGGGAATTCTTGTCTACGAAGCGGAATTTCCAGCAGGTACTGATGCTCTTCAGAATGTCGGTCTTGGCGATATTTTGCCGATAAAATATAAATTTGTACGCGTTTGGAAAGAGGGCTCAGATGTTCCGATTTGGGGAAGGCGAGGAAGCGGAGAATTTCGCGGTCAAAATAGAAACGGATATGTTGATGAAAGTGGGAAATATATTCCTATCGTAAATGGAGATAGATTTGAGCCGTTTGAACGCCTTCCATCGTCACCAAGCGTTGCAAAAGTCGGTGAAACTCCACAAAATTCTTTAGGAATTCCTGCACCATTCGCCACTCTCAAGGAGACAGATTTCCCTGATGCAGCAAAAGAGCAGGAGCTTCGAGAAAAATATGCAAACAGTCTTGAGGAAGATGAGCTCCTGCAGGATTATTTTTCTGAGGACAATAGAAATATAGATGTCTTTACTACGCAATATACAAAAGATCATCCTGGATATGAATTCCCAAAAAATGTGATGACGAGAATTAGACTCGTTGAAGATTTTGTAAAACCTGGAGAAAGGCTTGAAGATAAAATACCGACATTGAGCTCTGTGGATATTTTACAAATGAGAAAGGATTGGGGCGGATGGGAAGTGATGGAATCGGTTTTTAAATCGACGAAAATTTTACATATAGAAAAATCAGCGGAAGTGAAAAGTAAAATTGCAACCGCAGTAGATTCTCTCCCAAATGAGAACAATCTTGTCCATCTTTTTGGAAAAGAAGACCTAAAAGCGGTGATGATCGCAATAGCAAATAATGAATCTGGATTCCAGCCATTTGAAATATCTACTACTGGATGTATGGGAATTTTCCAGTTTAATAGAGGAAATACTGAAGATTTGCATCTCAATCCATTTAATATCGATTCCTCAATTGAAGGATTTTTAAAACTGTGGGAGGCAAATTACAATTATCATGAGAACGAACTCTCCAAGACATTTACACTCACCGAAAACCTTCAAGATGCCCTTATTGTGTCGCATTATGCTGGCGTTG
Protein-coding sequences here:
- a CDS encoding transglycosylase SLT domain-containing protein; this encodes MVDSPTNVGEIQNPELEGLQKQLDGLQVDKEQLSKLSIEKKNELHEKSREMFGVVGRNMEEIMKQAKNAPEGKFKPLKDFLDLREKYKLSEDSKYLFQTKGFSEIVRKSDPESLLASVATLTTQTVEGKGILVYEAEFPAGTDALQNVGLGDILPIKYKFVRVWKEGSDVPIWGRRGSGEFRGQNRNGYVDESGKYIPIVNGDRFEPFERLPSSPSVAKVGETPQNSLGIPAPFATLKETDFPDAAKEQELREKYANSLEEDELLQDYFSEDNRNIDVFTTQYTKDHPGYEFPKNVMTRIRLVEDFVKPGERLEDKIPTLSSVDILQMRKDWGGWEVMESVFKSTKILHIEKSAEVKSKIATAVDSLPNENNLVHLFGKEDLKAVMIAIANNESGFQPFEISTTGCMGIFQFNRGNTEDLHLNPFNIDSSIEGFLKLWEANYNYHENELSKTFTLTENLQDALIVSHYAGVGRTLKSQWHEGPSLGKIDPNNPQSLNDYRDKIRGIMTNTAREKTKN